A single genomic interval of Vibrio gallicus harbors:
- a CDS encoding ATP-binding cassette domain-containing protein — MSAAKGSIQINHVSFSRGARKIFDEVSLDIKPGKITAIMGPSGIGKTTLLKIIGGQVLPDNGEVWFEDNQINTLSRSKLYQVRKRMSMLFQSGALFTDLSVFDNVAFPLREHTSLSESFIRTIVLLKLEAVGLRGASDLMPSELSGGMTRRVALARAIALDPEVVMYDEPFVGQDPITMGVLVELIKKLNQAMGITSIVVSHDVPEVMSIADYVYLLADGKVVAHGTPQQLRDMEDSRVTQFISGEADGVVPFAYPSLPLEQELRHDS; from the coding sequence ATGTCGGCAGCTAAAGGAAGTATTCAAATTAACCACGTAAGCTTCTCTCGTGGAGCGCGGAAGATCTTTGATGAGGTAAGTTTAGACATTAAACCAGGTAAAATCACAGCGATCATGGGACCGTCAGGAATCGGTAAAACTACCTTGCTAAAGATTATTGGGGGGCAGGTTTTACCAGATAATGGCGAGGTGTGGTTTGAAGACAACCAGATAAATACATTAAGTCGTTCTAAGCTATACCAGGTGCGTAAACGGATGAGTATGTTATTTCAATCTGGCGCACTGTTTACTGATTTGAGCGTGTTCGACAATGTGGCATTTCCTCTTCGTGAGCATACCTCTTTATCTGAGTCATTTATCCGCACGATTGTTTTATTAAAACTAGAGGCGGTTGGATTAAGAGGGGCATCCGATCTAATGCCAAGTGAGCTTTCAGGGGGGATGACTCGCAGGGTCGCATTGGCTAGAGCAATAGCCTTAGATCCAGAAGTCGTCATGTATGATGAACCCTTTGTTGGCCAAGACCCAATTACCATGGGGGTATTGGTTGAGCTGATTAAAAAACTCAACCAAGCTATGGGTATTACCTCGATAGTGGTTTCTCACGATGTACCTGAGGTGATGAGTATCGCTGATTATGTGTACCTATTAGCGGATGGCAAAGTAGTGGCACACGGCACGCCGCAGCAGCTACGTGATATGGAAGACTCTAGAGTGACCCAGTTTATTAGTGGTGAAGCGGATGGGGTTGTACCATTTGCCTACCCCTCGTTGCCCTTAGAGCAGGAGTTGCGCCATGATAGTTAA
- the kdsD gene encoding arabinose-5-phosphate isomerase KdsD yields MSGFNFKQAACEVLDIEVKGLQQLSQYFNAEFEQACTTILNNKEGKVVVMGMGKSGHIGKKIAATLASTGTSAFFVHPGEASHGDLGMIEANDIVLAISNSGESGEILSLFPVLKRLSIRIISMTGKPKSSMAKLADIHLCISVPQEACPIELAPTASTTATLVMGDALAMALMQARGFTAEDFALSHPGGALGRKLLLKLENIMHVGDEVPSVFADASVKDALLEISQKGLGMTAVVDEDQHILGIFTDGDLRRLLDTKLDIHNAVIGDVMSKNPATASPGLLAVEGLNMMQERSITALLLSQQGKLVGALNMHDLLKAGVM; encoded by the coding sequence GTGTCTGGATTCAATTTTAAGCAAGCTGCATGTGAGGTTCTCGATATTGAGGTCAAAGGGTTACAACAACTCTCACAGTACTTCAATGCCGAATTTGAACAAGCCTGCACCACTATCCTCAATAATAAAGAGGGGAAAGTGGTTGTTATGGGGATGGGTAAATCAGGCCATATTGGGAAAAAAATTGCGGCAACATTAGCTAGCACAGGTACCTCTGCATTTTTTGTTCATCCAGGCGAGGCCTCTCACGGAGACCTAGGTATGATAGAGGCTAATGATATCGTTCTGGCCATATCAAACTCAGGAGAATCAGGAGAAATACTGTCTCTGTTTCCGGTATTAAAGCGGCTCAGCATTCGCATTATTTCCATGACAGGTAAACCTAAATCAAGCATGGCTAAGCTTGCCGATATCCATTTGTGTATCTCGGTACCTCAAGAGGCGTGTCCAATTGAGCTGGCACCAACGGCAAGCACAACTGCAACCTTGGTTATGGGGGATGCATTGGCGATGGCGCTTATGCAAGCTCGCGGCTTTACCGCAGAAGATTTTGCACTTTCCCATCCAGGTGGAGCGCTCGGACGCAAACTATTACTAAAATTAGAAAACATCATGCATGTTGGTGATGAAGTGCCGTCGGTATTTGCTGACGCCAGTGTCAAAGATGCACTACTGGAAATCAGCCAAAAAGGATTGGGGATGACAGCGGTCGTAGACGAAGACCAGCATATCCTTGGTATCTTTACCGATGGTGACCTACGCCGATTACTCGACACTAAACTGGATATCCATAATGCGGTTATCGGTGATGTCATGAGCAAGAATCCAGCAACTGCTTCACCCGGTCTGCTTGCGGTTGAAGGTCTAAACATGATGCAAGAGAGAAGCATCACCGCTCTACTTCTTAGCCAACAAGGCAAGTTAGTCGGCGCACTCAATATGCATGATTTATTAAAAGCTGGGGTAATGTAA
- the pyrB gene encoding aspartate carbamoyltransferase: MQNSLFNKHVISIPELSRDELELIVQTAGRLKADPMPSLLKNKVVASCFFEPSTRTRLSFETAIQRLGGSVIGFDNGGNTSLAKKGETLADSVQVISTYVDAYVMRHPQEGAARLASEFSKGVPVINAGDGSNQHPTQTLLDLFSIYETQGTLDNLNVAFVGDLKYGRTVHSLTQALAKFSNIRFFFIAPEALAMPEYISEELDEAGIEYSLHTDMESVIPDLDILYMTRVQKERFDESEYAHIKSAYILTAAMLKEAKSNLKVLHPLPRVDEITTDVDKTPHAYYFTQAENGVYAREALLALVLNEAL; the protein is encoded by the coding sequence ATGCAAAACTCGCTTTTCAACAAGCACGTCATCTCTATTCCTGAACTCAGCAGAGATGAACTAGAACTGATCGTTCAAACAGCCGGTAGACTTAAAGCTGACCCTATGCCTTCTCTGCTAAAGAATAAGGTTGTAGCAAGTTGCTTCTTCGAGCCATCAACTCGTACACGTCTCTCTTTTGAAACTGCAATTCAAAGACTTGGCGGAAGTGTTATTGGTTTTGATAATGGTGGGAACACCTCACTAGCTAAAAAAGGCGAAACCCTAGCTGATTCAGTTCAGGTTATCTCAACTTATGTTGATGCATACGTAATGCGCCACCCGCAAGAAGGTGCTGCGCGTTTAGCTTCTGAGTTCTCTAAAGGCGTGCCCGTTATTAACGCAGGAGATGGTTCAAACCAACACCCAACTCAGACTCTACTCGACCTGTTCTCTATTTATGAGACTCAAGGCACGCTAGATAATCTAAACGTTGCCTTTGTTGGTGACCTTAAATACGGTCGTACGGTCCATTCATTAACTCAAGCCTTGGCTAAATTTAGCAACATTCGCTTCTTCTTTATTGCACCTGAAGCCCTTGCTATGCCTGAATATATCAGCGAAGAGTTAGATGAAGCTGGTATTGAATACAGCCTACATACCGATATGGAAAGCGTGATTCCTGATCTAGATATTCTATATATGACACGCGTACAAAAAGAGCGCTTTGATGAGTCTGAGTATGCTCATATTAAATCCGCTTACATCCTAACCGCAGCAATGTTAAAAGAAGCCAAATCAAACCTTAAGGTTCTGCACCCGCTTCCTCGCGTAGATGAAATCACTACTGATGTAGATAAGACACCTCACGCCTACTACTTCACTCAAGCAGAAAACGGCGTATATGCACGTGAAGCGTTGCTCGCTCTAGTCCTTAATGAAGCCCTATAA
- the mlaE gene encoding lipid asymmetry maintenance ABC transporter permease subunit MlaE: MIVNKIAQLGQSGIQAVTGLGRSLLMLVGALCSKPKPIANFPLLLKQLHAVGAQSLVIIVVSGLFIGMVLSLQGYVVLVDYGAEGSLGQMVALSLLRELGPVVTALLFAGRAGSALTAEIGLMKATEQLSSLEMMAIDPLKRVISPRFWAGVISMPLLTMIFVAVGIWGGQLVSVDWKGIDSGSFWSTMQSSVEFGRDIGNCLIKAFVFAITVTWIALFNGYDAKPTSEGISQATTRTVVHSSLAVLGLDFVLTALMFGN, encoded by the coding sequence ATGATAGTTAATAAAATCGCGCAGCTAGGGCAAAGTGGAATTCAAGCAGTTACAGGACTAGGGCGCTCGTTATTGATGCTAGTTGGTGCTTTATGCTCTAAGCCGAAGCCAATAGCGAACTTTCCATTATTGCTTAAACAGTTGCATGCTGTCGGCGCACAATCCTTGGTTATCATAGTGGTTTCTGGGCTATTTATTGGCATGGTCCTTAGTTTGCAGGGGTATGTTGTGCTGGTGGATTATGGCGCAGAAGGCAGCCTTGGGCAGATGGTAGCGTTATCGCTATTACGTGAATTAGGCCCAGTAGTCACTGCGCTGTTGTTCGCCGGGCGAGCAGGCTCAGCATTGACCGCTGAAATTGGTCTAATGAAAGCCACAGAGCAGTTATCGAGCTTAGAAATGATGGCGATTGACCCGCTAAAACGAGTGATTAGCCCTAGATTTTGGGCTGGCGTTATCAGCATGCCACTGTTAACTATGATTTTTGTGGCTGTGGGTATCTGGGGTGGACAGCTGGTTAGTGTTGACTGGAAAGGTATCGACAGCGGCAGTTTTTGGTCTACGATGCAATCATCTGTCGAGTTTGGGCGTGACATAGGTAATTGCCTTATCAAGGCATTTGTATTCGCCATTACCGTAACTTGGATAGCACTGTTTAATGGCTATGATGCGAAACCAACCTCTGAGGGAATTAGTCAAGCAACAACGCGCACTGTGGTGCATTCTTCGCTAGCAGTATTAGGGTTAGATTTTGTGCTTACTGCGCTGATGTTTGGGAATTAA
- a CDS encoding calcium/sodium antiporter produces the protein MFEAVSFLIIGLLLLVWSADRLVYGSAALARNFGISPLVIGMTILAMGSSAPEMMVSATAALDGKTDTAIGNVLGSNIANIALILGITALVKPLSVSSGILKRELPLMILVTLVAGAIMWNDYLGRGEGLLLIGLFCCFILAMLHISRKEKLNGDVLITEQESEVPEGVDNKKAIFWVVVGLILLPISADLLVQNSVYIAKYFGMSDLVIGLTIIAIGTSLPELAASLAGVMKGEDDMAVGNIIGSNVFNILAVMGIPGIINPSILNENAMSRDYWVMLGVSVLLVVMAMGKSKKITRIEGGVLFTLFIAYQVYLFVNLTS, from the coding sequence ATGTTCGAAGCGGTAAGCTTTCTTATCATAGGTCTGCTTCTTCTAGTATGGAGCGCCGATAGATTAGTATATGGGTCAGCGGCCTTAGCTAGAAATTTTGGCATCTCCCCGCTAGTTATTGGTATGACTATCCTTGCTATGGGTTCATCAGCACCAGAAATGATGGTGTCTGCCACTGCCGCCCTTGATGGCAAAACAGATACCGCTATTGGTAATGTATTGGGCTCAAACATTGCCAACATTGCACTAATCCTTGGTATTACAGCTCTAGTTAAGCCACTTTCTGTCAGCTCAGGCATTCTAAAGCGTGAATTGCCACTTATGATCCTTGTCACTTTAGTGGCAGGTGCAATCATGTGGAACGACTACTTAGGTCGCGGAGAAGGGCTACTGCTAATTGGTTTATTCTGCTGCTTTATCCTAGCGATGCTGCACATTTCAAGAAAAGAAAAACTAAATGGTGATGTGTTAATCACAGAACAAGAGTCTGAAGTACCAGAGGGCGTCGACAATAAAAAAGCCATTTTCTGGGTGGTCGTTGGCCTTATTTTGCTACCTATCTCAGCCGATCTATTGGTACAGAATTCAGTCTACATTGCTAAATACTTTGGTATGAGTGATTTAGTTATTGGCCTTACTATCATCGCTATTGGTACTAGCCTTCCTGAATTAGCTGCTTCCTTGGCAGGTGTAATGAAGGGTGAGGATGACATGGCGGTGGGTAACATCATTGGCTCAAATGTATTCAACATCTTAGCGGTAATGGGCATCCCTGGAATTATCAACCCTTCAATTCTCAATGAGAATGCAATGAGTCGCGACTACTGGGTAATGCTTGGGGTCTCTGTGTTGTTGGTGGTTATGGCGATGGGGAAATCAAAGAAAATCACCCGTATTGAAGGTGGTGTTCTATTTACGTTATTTATCGCCTACCAAGTATATCTATTCGTAAACCTAACTAGTTAA
- the mlaC gene encoding phospholipid-binding protein MlaC — MKWITSFCAVMGLMLVSLSASANIDKTNPYTMMEQVGNSTFTRLKEQQNELRQQPESLKQVVEDEFMPYVNYRYAGLKVLGNHLKHAKREDVSEFLVAFRAYLVTSYAQVLTQYKDQQIKYAPHKPLKEGQRIVAIPVEILQVSRPPIKIEFKWRKDKRSGEWQAFDIVAEGISLLSSKQSEWGGKIRSNGLPAVTKELTRLAQTPIRYEKGK; from the coding sequence ATGAAGTGGATAACGAGTTTTTGTGCGGTTATGGGGTTGATGTTAGTGTCATTGTCAGCCTCAGCCAATATAGATAAAACTAACCCGTATACAATGATGGAGCAGGTGGGAAACAGCACCTTTACTCGCCTAAAAGAGCAACAAAACGAGCTTCGTCAACAGCCTGAATCGTTAAAGCAGGTTGTTGAAGATGAGTTTATGCCTTACGTCAATTACCGCTATGCAGGCTTAAAGGTACTAGGCAACCATCTCAAACATGCCAAACGCGAGGATGTGTCCGAGTTTTTGGTTGCGTTTCGTGCCTATCTTGTCACCTCGTATGCGCAGGTACTGACACAGTATAAAGACCAACAAATTAAATATGCGCCGCATAAGCCGCTCAAAGAGGGGCAACGCATTGTTGCCATCCCAGTAGAGATATTACAGGTTTCACGTCCACCAATAAAAATTGAATTTAAATGGCGCAAAGATAAGCGCAGTGGTGAATGGCAGGCGTTTGATATTGTCGCAGAAGGCATTAGCCTTCTATCTAGCAAACAGTCTGAGTGGGGCGGTAAAATCCGCAGTAATGGCTTACCAGCTGTAACCAAAGAGCTTACTCGACTAGCACAGACGCCAATTCGTTATGAAAAAGGAAAATAA
- a CDS encoding RidA family protein — protein sequence MTKVLHTEQAPAAIGPYVQGVDLGNMVMTSGQIPVDPVTGEVSDNIAQQARQSLDNVKAVVEASGLSVTDIVKMTVFVKDLNDFAAVNEVYGKFFDEHKVANYPARSCVEVARLPKDVGIEIEAIAIRS from the coding sequence ATGACTAAAGTACTACATACAGAACAGGCTCCCGCCGCAATTGGCCCTTATGTTCAAGGCGTTGACCTAGGCAACATGGTGATGACCTCTGGTCAAATCCCTGTAGACCCAGTTACAGGTGAAGTATCTGACAACATTGCACAGCAAGCACGCCAATCACTGGATAACGTCAAGGCCGTTGTAGAAGCCTCTGGTCTATCTGTTACTGACATTGTTAAGATGACAGTATTTGTAAAAGACCTAAATGACTTTGCAGCTGTGAACGAGGTATATGGTAAATTCTTCGATGAGCATAAGGTGGCAAACTACCCTGCTCGCTCTTGTGTTGAAGTGGCTCGTCTACCAAAAGACGTTGGCATTGAAATCGAAGCAATTGCTATTCGTAGCTAA
- the mlaD gene encoding outer membrane lipid asymmetry maintenance protein MlaD, protein MNQTKKIELWVGTFMLIGIAALLVVIFKVADIKGIGDQSSYQLKAYFDNIGSLKVRSPVKIGGVVIGRVSDINLDTETYTPVVTLSISTKYGYFPDTSSAQILTSGLIGEQYISLVPGFVDEDVDTLHDGDVIEDTKSALVLENLIGQFLYNVGGDSGGK, encoded by the coding sequence ATGAATCAAACAAAGAAAATAGAATTATGGGTCGGCACTTTTATGTTGATAGGTATTGCCGCTCTGTTAGTGGTTATATTTAAGGTAGCGGATATAAAAGGTATTGGCGATCAGAGCAGTTATCAACTTAAGGCGTATTTTGACAATATTGGTAGCCTAAAAGTACGCTCACCGGTAAAAATTGGTGGCGTAGTGATTGGGCGAGTGAGCGATATTAATCTAGATACTGAAACCTATACCCCAGTTGTGACCCTATCAATATCAACCAAGTATGGGTATTTCCCTGATACTTCTAGCGCCCAGATTTTAACCTCAGGATTAATTGGAGAGCAGTATATTAGCTTGGTTCCAGGCTTTGTAGATGAAGACGTTGATACGCTTCATGATGGCGACGTTATTGAAGATACTAAGTCAGCATTAGTGCTAGAAAACTTAATTGGTCAGTTTCTGTATAACGTAGGCGGGGACTCAGGAGGTAAATGA
- the murA gene encoding UDP-N-acetylglucosamine 1-carboxyvinyltransferase: protein MEKFRVTGSSQPLSGEVSISGAKNAALPILFSAILAEKPAVIRNVPKLRDIDTTLALLQQLGASAEREGDTTNILVDASTINEYCAPYDLVKTMRASIWALGPLVARFGYGQVSLPGGCAIGARPVDLHIQGLESLGATIVLEDGYVKASVNGRLKGAHIIMDKVSVGATITIMSAATLAEGTTTLDNAAREPEIVDTAEFLIALGAKISGAGTDTITIEGVESLGGGEHTVVPDRIETGTFLVAAAVSGGKVVCRNTRASLLEAVLAKLDEAGAKVETGDDWISLDMTGRDLKAVTIRTAPHPGFPTDMQAQFTLLNMMAKGGGVITETIFENRFMHVPELQRMGAKAEIEGHTVICGDSEGLSGTQVMATDLRASASLVIAGCIAKGETIVDRIYHIDRGYDRIEDKLSLLGASIERFRG from the coding sequence ATGGAAAAGTTTCGAGTTACGGGATCGTCCCAGCCACTCAGTGGTGAAGTTTCTATTTCTGGTGCAAAGAATGCGGCATTGCCGATCTTATTCTCTGCCATCTTGGCTGAGAAGCCGGCAGTAATACGCAATGTTCCAAAGTTGCGAGATATAGATACTACGTTAGCGCTTCTTCAGCAGCTAGGCGCTTCGGCGGAGCGTGAAGGAGATACCACTAATATTCTTGTTGATGCCTCAACCATCAATGAATATTGTGCACCGTATGATTTAGTTAAGACTATGCGAGCATCTATTTGGGCTCTTGGGCCATTAGTTGCTCGCTTTGGCTATGGTCAAGTAAGTCTACCTGGCGGCTGTGCTATTGGTGCACGCCCAGTAGATCTGCATATTCAAGGACTGGAAAGCCTGGGAGCGACCATAGTTCTAGAAGATGGCTATGTAAAAGCGTCTGTGAATGGTCGCCTTAAAGGTGCGCATATCATCATGGATAAAGTCAGTGTTGGCGCCACCATTACTATTATGAGTGCGGCAACTTTGGCTGAAGGTACTACGACACTAGATAACGCAGCACGTGAACCTGAGATTGTTGATACCGCGGAATTCTTGATTGCTCTTGGTGCGAAAATCTCTGGCGCTGGTACTGATACTATAACTATCGAGGGCGTTGAAAGCCTCGGTGGTGGTGAGCATACCGTTGTTCCTGACCGCATTGAAACAGGCACCTTCTTGGTTGCAGCTGCAGTATCGGGCGGGAAGGTGGTTTGTCGCAATACTCGCGCCAGCCTACTAGAAGCGGTTTTAGCTAAGCTTGATGAAGCTGGAGCTAAAGTTGAAACGGGTGATGACTGGATCAGCCTTGATATGACTGGGCGTGACCTTAAGGCTGTAACCATAAGAACTGCGCCTCACCCTGGCTTCCCAACGGATATGCAGGCTCAATTTACGCTGTTGAATATGATGGCCAAAGGTGGCGGTGTTATTACTGAAACCATCTTTGAAAACCGCTTCATGCATGTGCCTGAGTTGCAACGTATGGGCGCAAAGGCTGAGATCGAAGGCCATACTGTTATCTGTGGTGATAGCGAGGGCTTGAGTGGTACTCAGGTTATGGCGACTGACCTACGTGCTTCTGCAAGCTTGGTTATTGCTGGTTGTATTGCTAAAGGTGAGACCATAGTTGATAGAATTTATCATATTGACCGTGGCTACGACCGTATTGAAGACAAACTAAGCCTACTCGGGGCTTCAATCGAAAGATTTAGAGGTTAA
- a CDS encoding 1-acylglycerol-3-phosphate O-acyltransferase, which produces MIALVRIVLVAIFAIFMFVFGCGYCLFSPRNPKHVFTFGRMFGAMHRVFGIKLELRLPEDAYKREQATYIANHQNSWDLFTVSSAVTPNVVTVGKKSLLWLPLFGQLYWLTGNILIDRANRSKAKGTIDQVVDKMKQTRLSVWMFPEGTRSRGRGLMPFKTGAFHAAIGAQTPIIPIVCSTTQDKIKLNRWNNGHVIIEMLPPVDSTEYKKSEVRNLAEKCRNSMKEKLESLDAEVDARNAQAGVKNR; this is translated from the coding sequence ATGATAGCTTTAGTGCGCATAGTTTTAGTCGCTATTTTTGCCATATTTATGTTTGTGTTTGGGTGTGGCTATTGCCTATTTAGCCCACGAAATCCAAAGCATGTATTTACCTTTGGTCGTATGTTTGGTGCTATGCACCGAGTCTTCGGTATTAAACTGGAGCTACGCCTTCCTGAAGATGCCTATAAAAGAGAGCAAGCTACCTATATTGCAAACCACCAGAACTCATGGGACCTGTTTACGGTTTCTTCTGCGGTTACACCAAATGTCGTGACCGTGGGTAAGAAAAGCCTGCTATGGCTGCCTTTATTTGGTCAGCTGTATTGGTTAACCGGAAATATCTTGATTGATCGTGCAAACCGTTCCAAGGCGAAAGGCACCATCGATCAAGTAGTAGATAAAATGAAGCAGACTCGCCTTTCTGTGTGGATGTTCCCTGAGGGGACGCGCTCACGTGGTCGTGGCTTGATGCCGTTTAAAACGGGTGCTTTTCACGCAGCTATTGGTGCTCAAACCCCAATAATCCCTATCGTGTGTAGCACTACTCAAGATAAGATTAAGCTGAACCGCTGGAACAATGGGCATGTGATTATTGAGATGTTGCCGCCGGTAGATAGCACCGAATACAAAAAATCTGAGGTGCGTAATTTGGCTGAGAAATGTCGAAATAGCATGAAGGAAAAGCTGGAAAGTTTAGATGCCGAAGTCGATGCTAGAAATGCTCAGGCTGGGGTTAAAAATAGATAA
- the ibaG gene encoding BolA family iron metabolism protein IbaG, with product MDSSQVKQLLDDALQLEEIHVKGEGSHYEVVAVDASFDGMSRVKKQQLIYAPLTEYIQRNDIHALSIKAFTPEEWQRDKKLMSL from the coding sequence GTGGACAGTTCACAAGTTAAACAGTTGCTCGATGATGCATTACAGCTTGAAGAGATTCACGTGAAAGGTGAAGGTAGCCACTATGAAGTGGTTGCTGTAGATGCAAGCTTCGACGGTATGAGCCGAGTAAAAAAACAACAACTGATTTACGCTCCTCTGACGGAGTATATTCAACGCAATGATATCCATGCACTTTCTATAAAAGCGTTTACGCCAGAAGAGTGGCAACGCGATAAAAAATTGATGTCTTTATAA
- the pyrI gene encoding aspartate carbamoyltransferase regulatory subunit, with translation MTNQTQLQVEAIKDGTVIDHIPAHVGIKVLKLFSMDKSNQRVTIGLNLPSSALGAKDLLKIENVFVTKEQANKLALYAPNATVNQIENYNVVKKLELELPQKVSGVFECPNSNCITHGEPVESHFNVIQKKDSIRLKCKYCEKVYSREVVTEL, from the coding sequence ATGACTAACCAGACTCAACTACAAGTAGAAGCAATCAAAGACGGCACGGTTATCGACCACATCCCAGCTCATGTAGGTATTAAGGTGTTAAAGCTGTTCTCAATGGATAAGTCGAACCAGCGTGTAACAATTGGTCTTAACCTACCATCATCTGCACTAGGTGCGAAAGACCTGCTTAAGATTGAAAACGTATTTGTAACTAAAGAGCAAGCCAACAAACTGGCACTGTATGCGCCAAATGCCACCGTAAACCAGATTGAAAACTATAACGTAGTTAAGAAGCTTGAGCTTGAGCTTCCGCAAAAGGTATCTGGTGTATTTGAGTGTCCAAACTCAAACTGCATTACACATGGTGAACCTGTAGAGAGCCACTTTAACGTTATTCAAAAGAAAGATTCAATTCGACTAAAATGCAAATACTGTGAAAAAGTCTATTCACGAGAAGTCGTAACTGAGTTATAA
- a CDS encoding STAS domain-containing protein, translated as MKKENNMGQWSKTCNTEIQLIGVVDRSSVPKLWQQAQQWSWEVSSLSIDLNGIKSSDSSAMALLLHLIQHAKKNHCHIMLRSVPDKLLTLFEVSNALLLISDHLDQNIEG; from the coding sequence ATGAAAAAGGAAAATAACATGGGGCAGTGGTCTAAAACCTGTAACACCGAAATACAGCTAATTGGTGTTGTAGACCGCAGCTCGGTACCTAAACTCTGGCAACAGGCTCAGCAGTGGTCATGGGAAGTTTCATCGCTATCTATTGACCTAAATGGCATAAAAAGCAGTGATTCTTCCGCTATGGCGCTATTATTGCACTTAATTCAGCATGCAAAAAAAAATCACTGCCATATAATGCTACGCTCTGTGCCAGATAAACTGCTTACTCTATTTGAAGTGAGCAATGCTCTGTTATTAATATCAGATCATTTAGACCAAAATATTGAGGGTTAA